The following are encoded together in the Kribbella sp. CA-293567 genome:
- the hemG gene encoding protoporphyrinogen oxidase — translation MERKSVVVVGGGISGLAAAHALASGPNPPRITVLESSPRLGGKLAGAELEGIPVDLGAESVLARRPEAVELIRSVGLGDDVVHPATLQAGLWIGDRIRSIPPTVMGVPAEAAATIDVLGEDGAAAVAREPELKAPELTEDVAIGRFVAERMGTAVSDKLVDPLLGGVYAGRAEEISLAAAVPDLYAKLRTAPSLLAATTELREASQRRNASGDPVFAGIKGGINRLITALEADLLGRGVQIHRSATVRRIRRTAGGYELETGPVPAPTLLQADAVIVAAPASPAGRMLAEVVPQAATELSAIQYASMAIVTLAVRKEDWPTTATGSGFLVPSVEGRTIKASTYSHAKWQWSADAGGDLAVLRCSVGRLGEEYVLQRSDEELTALAAADLRTAIGLETSVVASLVTRWGGGLPQYAVGHLDRIARVEAAVADHPGLAVCGAAYRGVGIAACVASAVKAAGQVQAHLQASKSADS, via the coding sequence GTGGAGCGTAAGTCTGTAGTAGTCGTAGGTGGCGGGATCAGTGGACTGGCCGCGGCGCACGCGCTGGCGAGCGGCCCCAATCCGCCGAGGATCACCGTGCTGGAATCGTCGCCACGGCTGGGCGGCAAGCTGGCGGGCGCGGAGCTGGAAGGCATCCCGGTCGACCTCGGGGCCGAGTCCGTGCTGGCTCGCCGGCCAGAGGCCGTGGAGTTGATCCGCTCGGTCGGACTGGGTGACGACGTCGTGCACCCGGCGACCCTGCAGGCCGGGCTGTGGATCGGTGATCGGATCCGGTCGATTCCGCCGACGGTGATGGGGGTGCCGGCGGAGGCTGCCGCGACGATCGACGTACTGGGGGAGGACGGCGCCGCCGCGGTGGCGCGCGAGCCTGAGCTGAAGGCGCCCGAGCTGACCGAGGATGTGGCGATCGGACGGTTCGTCGCTGAGCGGATGGGCACCGCCGTGTCGGACAAGCTCGTCGACCCGTTGCTCGGTGGGGTCTATGCCGGTCGGGCGGAGGAGATCTCGCTCGCGGCCGCAGTACCGGATCTCTATGCCAAGCTGCGGACCGCGCCCAGCTTGCTGGCGGCAACAACTGAGCTGCGTGAAGCAAGCCAGCGCCGCAACGCGTCCGGCGACCCGGTGTTCGCCGGGATCAAGGGTGGGATCAACCGGCTCATCACTGCACTGGAAGCCGACCTGTTGGGTCGCGGGGTGCAGATCCACCGCAGTGCGACCGTACGGCGCATCCGGCGTACTGCGGGCGGCTATGAATTGGAGACGGGCCCAGTGCCGGCCCCGACGCTGCTGCAAGCGGACGCTGTCATCGTGGCGGCGCCTGCCTCGCCGGCGGGCCGCATGCTGGCCGAAGTGGTGCCGCAGGCGGCCACAGAGCTGTCTGCCATTCAGTACGCGAGTATGGCGATCGTCACGCTCGCAGTACGCAAGGAGGACTGGCCCACGACAGCCACCGGCTCAGGCTTCCTGGTGCCGTCAGTGGAAGGCCGCACGATCAAGGCCTCCACCTACTCGCACGCCAAGTGGCAGTGGTCCGCTGACGCCGGGGGAGACCTCGCAGTACTCCGCTGCTCTGTTGGCCGGCTCGGTGAGGAGTACGTGCTCCAACGCTCCGACGAGGAACTCACAGCTCTCGCCGCGGCCGACCTACGCACTGCGATAGGCCTCGAAACCTCGGTAGTCGCCTCACTGGTCACCAGATGGGGCGGAGGACTCCCGCAGTACGCCGTCGGCCACCTGGACCGCATCGCCCGCGTGGAGGCAGCAGTAGCCGACCACCCCGGCCTAGCCGTCTGCGGCGCGGCCTACCGAGGCGTCGGCATCGCCGCCTGCGTTGCTAGTGCTGTGAAGGCAGCAGGCCAGGTCCAGGCTCACTTGCAGGCATCGAAGTCTGCAGACTCGTGA
- the hemE gene encoding uroporphyrinogen decarboxylase, translating into MPVTQPSPSTATDTHSQPSPAAAQSAFLRAARGEPVPHTPVWFMRQAGRSLPEYRAIREGTTMLESCMRPDLVVEITLQPVRRYGVDAAIFFSDIVLPLKAVGVDLEIQPGVGPVVASPVKSTADLEAVRPVTPADVSYITESVQELVKRLGGTPLIGFAGAPFTVASYLVEGGPSKDHAKTKALMHGDPKLWHALADRLADVAIAYLSVQIEAGASAIQLFDSWAGGLSARDYAEFVQPHSAKVFDALAQYGVPRLHFGVNTGELLGLMSEAGADVVGVDWRVPLDEAVRRITAASGAPKPVQGNLDPALLVAGWDAIEPQLDRILAEGKAAPGHIFNLGHGVPPTTDPDVLDRIVKAVQQKSKRA; encoded by the coding sequence GTGCCCGTGACCCAACCCTCGCCTTCGACCGCCACCGATACTCACTCGCAGCCTTCGCCGGCTGCCGCGCAGTCCGCCTTCCTGCGGGCCGCCCGTGGTGAGCCGGTCCCGCACACGCCTGTCTGGTTCATGCGCCAGGCGGGTCGCTCGCTGCCGGAGTACCGGGCGATCCGCGAAGGCACCACGATGCTCGAGTCCTGTATGCGGCCCGACCTCGTCGTGGAGATAACGCTGCAGCCGGTACGCCGTTACGGCGTCGACGCGGCGATCTTCTTCTCCGACATCGTCCTGCCGCTCAAGGCGGTGGGCGTGGATCTGGAGATCCAGCCCGGCGTCGGCCCGGTCGTCGCGTCCCCGGTGAAGTCGACGGCGGACCTCGAAGCGGTCCGCCCGGTGACGCCGGCCGATGTCTCCTACATCACCGAGTCGGTGCAGGAACTGGTCAAGCGGCTCGGCGGGACCCCGTTGATCGGGTTCGCGGGGGCGCCGTTCACCGTCGCGTCGTACCTGGTCGAGGGCGGGCCGAGCAAGGACCACGCGAAGACCAAGGCGCTGATGCACGGCGACCCGAAGCTGTGGCACGCCCTCGCCGACCGGCTGGCCGACGTGGCGATCGCCTACCTGTCGGTGCAGATCGAGGCGGGTGCCTCGGCGATCCAGCTGTTCGACTCGTGGGCCGGTGGGCTGTCGGCGCGCGACTACGCGGAGTTCGTGCAGCCGCACTCGGCGAAGGTGTTCGACGCGCTCGCGCAGTACGGCGTACCGCGGCTGCACTTCGGCGTGAACACCGGTGAACTGCTCGGCCTGATGAGCGAGGCCGGCGCGGATGTCGTCGGGGTCGACTGGCGGGTGCCGCTGGACGAGGCGGTCCGCCGGATCACCGCGGCGAGCGGTGCGCCGAAGCCGGTCCAGGGCAACCTCGATCCGGCCCTGCTGGTGGCCGGCTGGGACGCCATCGAGCCTCAGCTCGACCGCATTCTGGCGGAGGGCAAGGCGGCCCCCGGGCACATCTTCAACCTCGGCCACGGCGTCCCGCCGACCACCGACCCCGACGTACTGGACAGGATCGTGAAGGCGGTTCAGCAGAAGTCCAAGCGGGCCTGA
- a CDS encoding DUF3000 domain-containing protein: MGARKQVDAPPAEFAEALTQLREARFRPEVFVEEMPAPQRIAPHAAAVSADVTVDGDDIATGRLVVLYDPAGNDAWQSTFRCVAYVRAAVEPEMVTDALLGGVGWTWLMEALADRGAEFIAPSGTVTRVVSESFGGMADDEATAEIEIRASWSPVPGPDGMADVSHHAEAWGEVLCTAAGLPPVPPGVVAMPTRRGQRGR, translated from the coding sequence ATGGGTGCCCGCAAGCAGGTCGACGCGCCACCCGCGGAGTTCGCCGAGGCCCTGACGCAGTTGCGTGAGGCCCGGTTCCGGCCCGAGGTGTTCGTCGAGGAGATGCCCGCCCCGCAGCGGATAGCACCGCACGCGGCGGCGGTCAGTGCCGATGTGACGGTCGATGGCGACGATATCGCCACCGGCCGGCTGGTCGTCCTCTACGACCCGGCGGGGAACGACGCCTGGCAGTCGACCTTCCGTTGTGTCGCGTACGTCCGTGCCGCCGTCGAACCGGAGATGGTCACGGACGCGCTGCTCGGTGGCGTGGGCTGGACCTGGCTGATGGAGGCGCTGGCCGACCGCGGCGCCGAGTTCATCGCGCCGAGCGGTACCGTCACCAGAGTGGTGTCGGAGAGTTTCGGCGGGATGGCCGACGACGAGGCAACGGCGGAGATCGAGATCCGCGCGTCCTGGAGCCCGGTCCCGGGCCCGGACGGGATGGCCGATGTGAGTCACCACGCCGAGGCCTGGGGCGAGGTGCTCTGTACTGCGGCGGGGTTGCCGCCGGTTCCGCCGGGGGTGGTCGCGATGCCGACCCGGCGTGGTCAGCGGGGCAGATGA
- a CDS encoding ribonuclease D, translated as MSPAETQQQPPVPEDPAEDLPLLELRDGLSEVIDTDPALAEVVEAFRSGTGPVAVDAERASGYRYSHRAYLVQLRREGSGSALVDPIPFGDLSSLGDAIIDAEWIIHAANQDLACLAEVGMVPRTVFDTELAGRLLGYPKVGLASLVSEVLGFKMRKEHSAADWSTRPLPGPWLIYAALDVEMLIELRDAIEAELRREGKWEWAQQEFTAILNAPPREPKPDPWRRTSGMHRVRNRRSLAVVRALWEARDQIAASADISPGRILPDAAIVEAAAAMPVDRDTLQRLTAFKGRGAHRHMRTWWEAIEHARRLPDSELPKQGPRYDGPPPARAWADRDPDAAARLSAARSAVSEIAEAHRLPTENLLSPDTIRRLAWTPPAASDLAAVTTFLREHNAREWQIGLTAEILTDAIATEAAAAVPLEDTDELTAE; from the coding sequence ATGAGCCCGGCCGAGACCCAGCAGCAGCCGCCCGTCCCGGAAGATCCGGCCGAAGACCTGCCTCTGCTCGAACTGCGGGACGGGCTGTCGGAAGTCATCGACACCGACCCGGCGCTGGCCGAGGTGGTCGAGGCCTTCCGGTCCGGCACCGGCCCGGTCGCCGTCGATGCCGAACGGGCGTCCGGCTACCGCTACTCACACCGCGCGTACCTGGTCCAGCTCCGCCGCGAGGGATCCGGCTCGGCGCTGGTCGACCCGATCCCGTTCGGTGACCTGTCCTCGCTCGGCGACGCGATCATCGACGCCGAGTGGATCATCCACGCCGCCAACCAGGACCTGGCCTGCCTGGCCGAGGTCGGGATGGTGCCGCGCACGGTCTTCGACACCGAACTGGCCGGCCGGCTGCTCGGCTACCCGAAGGTCGGCCTGGCCTCGCTGGTCAGCGAGGTGCTCGGCTTCAAGATGCGCAAGGAGCACTCGGCCGCCGACTGGTCGACCCGTCCGTTGCCGGGTCCGTGGCTGATCTACGCCGCGCTCGACGTCGAGATGCTGATCGAACTACGCGACGCGATCGAGGCCGAGCTGCGCCGCGAGGGCAAGTGGGAATGGGCCCAGCAGGAGTTCACCGCGATCCTCAACGCGCCTCCCCGCGAGCCGAAGCCGGACCCGTGGCGGCGTACGTCGGGCATGCACCGGGTCCGCAACCGGCGCAGTCTCGCCGTGGTCCGGGCGTTGTGGGAGGCCCGCGACCAGATCGCGGCGTCCGCCGATATCTCCCCCGGCCGCATCCTCCCGGACGCGGCCATCGTCGAGGCGGCCGCGGCGATGCCGGTCGACCGTGACACGTTGCAGCGGCTGACGGCCTTCAAGGGCCGCGGCGCGCACCGTCACATGCGCACCTGGTGGGAGGCGATCGAGCACGCTCGCCGCCTGCCCGACAGCGAACTGCCGAAACAAGGCCCCCGGTACGACGGCCCGCCGCCGGCCCGCGCCTGGGCGGATCGCGATCCCGACGCGGCTGCCCGCCTGTCGGCCGCGCGCTCGGCGGTCAGCGAGATCGCCGAGGCCCACCGTCTGCCGACCGAGAACCTGCTCTCTCCGGACACCATCCGCCGGCTCGCCTGGACTCCCCCGGCCGCCTCGGACCTGGCCGCGGTCACGACGTTCCTGCGCGAGCACAACGCCCGCGAGTGGCAGATCGGCCTGACCGCCGAGATCCTCACCGATGCCATCGCCACGGAGGCGGCAGCTGCCGTCCCGCTCGAAGACACGGACGAGCTCACCGCCGAGTAG
- a CDS encoding glutathione peroxidase, translating to MSLYDIPLRTLTGAETSLADYKGKAVLVVNVASKCGSTPQYAGLEDLQKRYQDRGFTVVGAPCNQFGDQEPGTSEEIATFCSMTYGVTFPMLDKLDVNGDSRHALFTELTAASDAEGNAGDVQWNFEKFLISPDGTVAGRFRTRTLPESDEVVAAIEAQLPA from the coding sequence ATGAGCCTGTACGACATCCCGCTGCGGACCCTGACCGGCGCGGAGACCTCCCTGGCCGACTACAAGGGCAAGGCGGTGCTGGTGGTCAACGTCGCCTCCAAGTGCGGCTCGACTCCGCAGTACGCGGGTCTGGAGGATCTGCAGAAGCGCTACCAGGACCGTGGCTTCACCGTGGTCGGCGCGCCCTGCAACCAGTTCGGTGATCAGGAGCCCGGCACCTCCGAGGAGATCGCGACCTTCTGCTCGATGACGTACGGCGTGACGTTCCCGATGCTGGACAAGCTGGATGTCAACGGCGACAGCCGGCACGCGCTGTTCACCGAGCTCACTGCGGCCTCCGATGCCGAGGGCAATGCCGGCGACGTCCAGTGGAACTTCGAGAAGTTCCTGATCAGCCCCGACGGAACGGTGGCCGGCCGCTTCCGTACCCGGACGCTGCCTGAGTCGGACGAGGTCGTCGCCGCGATCGAGGCTCAGCTTCCGGCCTGA
- a CDS encoding dienelactone hydrolase family protein, giving the protein MILEIDTGSGLMPTHVWEPVGGSGLGLLLLQEIFGVSDYIQQRGLELASLGYHVVAPEIYWRLDDAELNESAPDLLDQAMGLLQRLDWPTAVSDSIAALDYLRSRELGVGIVGFCFGGGLGFNVAAESSADVLVSYYGSALPELLNLAPKVDAVSLHHFGDADDYLPGEVVDRIVAAVDGPENEIYRYPGAGHAFDNPMPAFHHAESSALAWSRTETFLAHHLPIA; this is encoded by the coding sequence GTGATCTTGGAGATTGATACCGGTTCGGGGCTGATGCCCACGCATGTCTGGGAACCTGTCGGGGGCTCCGGGCTGGGGCTGCTGTTGCTGCAGGAGATCTTCGGGGTCTCCGACTACATCCAGCAGCGCGGCCTTGAGCTGGCGAGCCTGGGATACCACGTCGTCGCGCCGGAGATCTACTGGCGGCTGGACGACGCGGAGCTGAACGAGTCGGCGCCCGACCTGCTCGACCAGGCGATGGGGCTGCTGCAGCGGCTCGACTGGCCCACCGCCGTCTCCGATTCGATCGCCGCGCTGGACTACCTGCGCAGCAGGGAACTGGGAGTCGGGATCGTCGGGTTCTGCTTCGGCGGCGGTCTGGGCTTCAACGTGGCCGCCGAGTCGTCGGCCGACGTACTGGTGAGCTACTACGGCTCCGCGCTGCCCGAGCTGCTGAACCTCGCCCCGAAGGTCGACGCGGTCAGCTTGCACCACTTCGGGGACGCCGACGACTACCTGCCGGGCGAGGTCGTCGACCGGATCGTGGCGGCCGTCGACGGACCTGAGAACGAGATCTATCGCTATCCCGGAGCCGGGCACGCCTTCGACAATCCGATGCCCGCCTTCCACCATGCCGAGTCGTCAGCACTCGCCTGGAGCCGTACCGAGACGTTCCTTGCCCACCACCTTCCGATCGCTTGA
- a CDS encoding thiolase family protein, with product MPREIRDVVFVDGVRTPFGNGKATGLYAETRADDLVIKCIREILRRNPSLPPEKVEEVAIAATTQIGDQGLTIGRTAALLAGLPNTTPGYSVDRMCAGALTAVTTLASGIAFGAQDVVIAGGVEHMGRHPMGEGVDPNPRIISEKLVDTSALVMGSTAENLHDRFPSITKARTDAYAVASQERAAKAYANNLIQPDLVPIAIRSAEHGWGLATADEPMRPGTTLEDLAKLKTPFRPHGRVTAGNAAGINDGATAALLTSAEAAEELGLTPKMKLVSYGFVGVEPEVMGFGPVPATEKALKLAGLTIDDIQAFEVNEAFAVQVLAFLEHYGIADDDPRVNPYGGAIAYGHPLASSGIRLMTQLAKQFELRPEVRYGLTTMCVGLGMGGTVIWENPNFEGNKA from the coding sequence GTGCCCCGTGAGATCCGCGATGTCGTGTTCGTCGACGGCGTTCGCACCCCGTTCGGAAACGGCAAGGCCACCGGCCTGTACGCCGAGACGCGCGCCGACGACCTGGTGATCAAGTGCATCCGGGAAATTCTCCGGCGCAACCCGTCGCTGCCGCCGGAGAAGGTGGAAGAGGTCGCGATCGCGGCCACCACCCAGATCGGTGACCAGGGCCTGACCATCGGCCGGACCGCCGCTCTGCTGGCCGGTCTGCCGAACACCACGCCGGGCTACTCCGTCGACCGGATGTGCGCGGGGGCTCTGACGGCGGTGACCACCCTCGCGTCCGGGATCGCCTTCGGCGCGCAGGACGTGGTGATCGCCGGCGGCGTCGAGCACATGGGCCGGCACCCGATGGGCGAGGGCGTCGACCCGAACCCGCGGATCATCTCCGAGAAGCTGGTCGACACCAGCGCGCTGGTGATGGGCTCCACCGCCGAGAACCTGCACGACCGGTTCCCCTCGATCACCAAGGCGCGCACCGACGCCTACGCGGTCGCCTCCCAGGAGCGCGCCGCCAAGGCGTACGCGAACAACCTGATCCAGCCGGACCTGGTGCCGATCGCGATCCGCTCGGCCGAGCACGGCTGGGGTCTGGCGACCGCCGACGAGCCGATGCGGCCGGGCACCACGCTGGAGGACCTGGCCAAGCTGAAGACCCCGTTCCGGCCGCACGGCCGGGTCACGGCGGGCAACGCGGCCGGGATCAACGACGGCGCCACCGCGGCCCTGCTCACCTCGGCCGAGGCCGCTGAGGAGCTCGGTCTGACGCCGAAGATGAAGCTGGTCTCCTACGGCTTCGTCGGGGTCGAGCCCGAGGTGATGGGCTTCGGACCGGTGCCGGCCACCGAGAAGGCCCTGAAGCTGGCCGGCCTGACCATCGACGACATCCAGGCCTTCGAGGTCAACGAGGCGTTCGCCGTCCAGGTGCTCGCCTTCCTGGAGCACTACGGCATCGCCGACGACGACCCCCGCGTCAACCCGTACGGCGGCGCGATCGCCTACGGCCACCCGCTGGCCTCGTCCGGCATCCGGCTGATGACCCAGCTGGCCAAGCAGTTCGAGCTGCGGCCCGAGGTGCGCTACGGCCTGACCACCATGTGCGTCGGCCTCGGCATGGGTGGAACGGTCATCTGGGAGAACCCGAACTTCGAGGGGAACAAGGCATGA
- a CDS encoding 3-hydroxyacyl-CoA dehydrogenase NAD-binding domain-containing protein, producing MSQLQQLIDDALAIENDELVTLAPSRDVVLPNKAGVLALITLDNGQDHTKPNTFGPKGLAELNKAIDAALAREDVVAIGVTGKPFILAAGADLSGVPKLAGREQALNLGKIGHGVMRKLADGGKPSFAFVNGVALGGGLEVALHAQYRTVSVAAGMLSTPEVFLGLLPGWGGNFLLPNLIGADKAVKVVVENALNQNKMLSGPEAVKLGIGDVLLDSADFLEQSLIWASKVLTGEITVNRPEIDRGEAWDAAVARGKAFADLKVSGAAPAPYRALELIAAAKDNDRDRGFAAEDEALADLIMSEELRSGLYAFDLVNKRAKRPAGAPDKSLARAVNKVGVVGAGLMAGQLALLFARRLEVPVVLTDLDQERVDRGVGSVHGEIDKLLGKGRIRPDKANQLKALVTGSVDRSVFADADFVIEAVFEELQLKKTIFADLEKIIRPDAILATNTSSLSITEMAADLEHPERVVGFHFFNPVAVLPLLEIIRADQTDDGALATAFAVGKKLKKSCVLVKDAPAFVVNRLLTRFLGEVSAAVDEGTPIPEADKALSALGLPMPPFVLLQLVGLPVALHVAETMNRAYPDRFAVSANLAKVVAAGKSSFYSWSAEGKPSVDPEVEALVTVGDQPSGAEELRTRVLTALAEEIRIMLDEGVVAEAQDIDLCLLLGAGWPFHLGGITPYLDRSGIAEKVNGKRFLPKGVASIA from the coding sequence ATGAGCCAGCTGCAGCAGCTGATCGACGACGCGCTCGCGATCGAGAACGACGAGCTCGTCACGCTGGCCCCGAGCCGCGACGTCGTACTGCCGAACAAGGCCGGCGTACTCGCGCTGATCACCCTCGACAACGGCCAGGACCACACCAAGCCGAACACCTTCGGCCCCAAGGGTCTGGCCGAGCTGAACAAGGCGATCGACGCGGCGCTGGCCCGTGAGGACGTCGTCGCGATCGGTGTCACCGGCAAGCCGTTCATCCTGGCCGCCGGCGCCGACCTGAGCGGCGTACCGAAGCTGGCCGGGCGGGAGCAGGCGCTCAACCTGGGCAAGATCGGCCACGGCGTGATGCGCAAGCTGGCCGACGGCGGCAAGCCGTCGTTCGCGTTCGTCAACGGCGTCGCGCTGGGTGGCGGCCTCGAGGTCGCGTTGCACGCGCAGTACCGGACGGTGTCGGTCGCGGCGGGGATGCTCTCCACCCCGGAGGTCTTCCTCGGCCTGCTGCCGGGCTGGGGCGGCAACTTCCTGCTGCCGAACCTGATCGGCGCCGACAAGGCCGTCAAGGTGGTCGTCGAGAACGCGCTCAACCAGAACAAGATGCTCAGCGGTCCCGAGGCGGTCAAGCTCGGCATCGGTGACGTGCTGCTGGACTCGGCCGACTTCCTGGAGCAGTCGCTGATCTGGGCGAGCAAGGTGCTGACCGGTGAGATCACCGTCAACCGGCCGGAGATCGACCGCGGCGAGGCCTGGGACGCGGCGGTTGCCCGCGGCAAGGCGTTCGCCGACCTCAAGGTGAGCGGCGCAGCCCCGGCGCCGTACCGGGCTCTCGAGCTGATCGCGGCCGCCAAGGACAACGACCGCGATCGCGGTTTCGCCGCCGAGGACGAGGCACTCGCCGACCTGATCATGAGCGAGGAGCTGCGCAGCGGCCTCTACGCCTTCGACCTGGTCAACAAGCGCGCCAAGCGGCCGGCCGGAGCGCCGGACAAGTCGCTGGCCCGCGCGGTCAACAAGGTCGGCGTCGTGGGCGCCGGTCTGATGGCCGGTCAGCTCGCGCTGCTGTTCGCGCGCCGGCTCGAGGTGCCCGTGGTGCTCACGGATCTCGACCAGGAGCGGGTCGACCGCGGCGTCGGCTCCGTGCACGGCGAGATCGACAAGCTGCTCGGCAAGGGCCGGATCCGCCCGGACAAGGCGAACCAGCTGAAGGCGCTCGTCACCGGCTCGGTGGACCGCTCGGTCTTCGCCGACGCCGACTTCGTGATCGAGGCCGTCTTCGAGGAACTGCAGCTGAAGAAGACGATCTTCGCCGACCTGGAGAAGATCATCCGGCCGGACGCGATCCTGGCCACCAACACCAGCTCGCTGTCGATCACCGAGATGGCGGCGGACCTGGAGCACCCGGAGCGAGTCGTCGGGTTCCACTTCTTCAACCCGGTCGCGGTGCTGCCGCTGCTGGAGATCATCCGCGCCGACCAGACCGACGACGGCGCGCTGGCGACGGCTTTCGCGGTCGGCAAGAAGCTGAAGAAGTCGTGCGTGCTGGTCAAGGACGCGCCGGCCTTCGTGGTGAACCGGCTGCTCACCCGCTTCCTGGGCGAGGTCAGCGCGGCGGTCGACGAGGGCACGCCGATTCCCGAGGCGGACAAGGCCCTCTCGGCGCTCGGCCTGCCGATGCCGCCGTTCGTGCTGCTGCAGCTGGTCGGGCTCCCGGTCGCGCTGCACGTCGCCGAGACGATGAACCGGGCGTACCCCGACCGGTTCGCCGTCTCGGCGAACCTCGCCAAGGTCGTTGCCGCTGGCAAGAGTTCCTTCTACAGCTGGAGCGCCGAGGGCAAGCCGTCGGTCGACCCCGAGGTCGAGGCTCTGGTCACCGTCGGCGACCAGCCGTCCGGCGCCGAGGAGCTGCGCACCCGGGTGCTGACCGCGCTGGCCGAGGAGATCCGGATCATGCTCGACGAGGGCGTGGTCGCGGAGGCGCAGGACATCGACCTGTGCCTGCTGCTCGGCGCCGGCTGGCCCTTCCACCTCGGCGGCATCACGCCGTACCTGGACCGTAGCGGGATCGCGGAGAAGGTCAACGGCAAGCGGTTCCTGCCCAAGGGCGTCGCGAGCATCGCGTAG
- a CDS encoding amino acid permease → MSLLRKKTIEQSIADTDEPEYQLKKRLTALDLTVFGIGVIIGAGIFTLTGRAAQAYAGPGIALSFVFAAICCGLAALCYAEFSSTVPVSGSAYTFSYFSLGEVFAWIIGWDLLLELMLGASVVAQGWSTYAALFLEQIGLSWPESIGPDSSVNVLAMLLVLVLAVLATIGIKESLRVNLALVAVKLFVVLFVIIAGLFYIKASNLSPFIPPGVPAADGDATIHTPLIQWITGAPSTFGVMGLISGASLVFFAFIGFDVVATTAEEAKNPQRDLPRGIIGSLAICTVLYVAVCIVITGMVKYTDISGEAALAEAFRSVGKPGFATLISAGAVAGLTTVVLTLMIGAARVVFAMSRDHLVPAKLGRTHPKFGTPYRLTIGIGVVVALVAGLTPIGKLEEMVNIGTLAAFTLVSIAVPLLRKRRPDIKRSFKVPGNPVVPLLAALICIYLMLNLSLETWIRFIIWMALGFVIYAVYGYRRSRVGHTERTGESTKA, encoded by the coding sequence ATGAGTCTGTTGCGAAAGAAGACGATCGAGCAGTCGATCGCGGACACCGACGAGCCGGAGTACCAGCTCAAGAAACGCCTCACCGCCCTCGACCTGACCGTCTTCGGTATCGGCGTGATCATCGGCGCCGGCATCTTCACGCTGACCGGCCGGGCCGCCCAGGCCTACGCGGGGCCGGGCATCGCGCTCTCCTTCGTGTTCGCGGCGATCTGCTGCGGGCTGGCCGCCTTGTGCTACGCGGAGTTCTCCTCGACCGTGCCGGTCTCCGGTTCGGCGTACACGTTCTCGTACTTCTCGCTCGGCGAGGTCTTCGCCTGGATCATCGGCTGGGACCTGTTGCTGGAGTTGATGCTCGGGGCAAGCGTCGTGGCCCAGGGCTGGTCCACCTACGCCGCGCTGTTCCTCGAGCAGATCGGGCTGAGCTGGCCGGAGTCGATCGGGCCGGACAGCAGTGTGAACGTGCTCGCGATGCTGCTGGTGCTCGTGCTGGCCGTCCTGGCGACGATCGGCATCAAGGAGTCGCTGCGGGTCAACCTCGCGCTGGTCGCGGTCAAGCTCTTCGTGGTGCTGTTCGTGATCATCGCCGGGCTGTTCTACATCAAGGCCTCCAACCTGAGCCCGTTCATCCCGCCGGGCGTTCCGGCCGCGGACGGTGACGCGACGATCCACACGCCACTGATCCAGTGGATCACCGGAGCGCCCTCGACGTTCGGCGTGATGGGCCTGATCTCGGGCGCCTCACTGGTGTTCTTCGCGTTCATCGGATTCGACGTGGTCGCGACGACCGCGGAGGAGGCGAAGAACCCGCAGCGCGACCTGCCCCGCGGCATCATCGGGTCGCTGGCGATCTGCACGGTGCTCTACGTCGCGGTCTGCATCGTCATCACCGGCATGGTCAAGTACACCGACATCAGTGGTGAGGCGGCCCTGGCCGAGGCGTTCCGCTCGGTCGGCAAACCGGGTTTCGCGACCTTGATCTCGGCCGGTGCGGTGGCCGGTCTGACCACCGTGGTGCTGACCCTGATGATCGGTGCCGCGCGGGTGGTCTTCGCGATGAGCCGCGACCACCTGGTGCCGGCCAAGCTCGGCAGGACGCACCCCAAGTTCGGTACGCCGTACCGGCTGACGATCGGCATCGGCGTGGTCGTCGCGCTGGTGGCCGGCCTGACGCCGATCGGCAAGCTGGAGGAGATGGTGAACATCGGCACCCTGGCCGCGTTCACCCTGGTCTCGATCGCGGTGCCGTTGCTGCGCAAGCGCCGGCCCGACATCAAGCGCTCCTTCAAGGTTCCCGGCAACCCGGTGGTGCCGTTGCTGGCGGCGCTGATCTGCATCTACCTGATGCTGAACCTGTCGCTGGAGACCTGGATCCGGTTCATCATCTGGATGGCGCTCGGCTTCGTCATCTACGCCGTCTACGGCTACCGCAGGAGCCGGGTCGGCCACACGGAACGCACGGGCGAGAGCACCAAGGCCTAG